The proteins below are encoded in one region of Triticum aestivum cultivar Chinese Spring chromosome 1B, IWGSC CS RefSeq v2.1, whole genome shotgun sequence:
- the LOC123084880 gene encoding uncharacterized protein: protein MAAVILSNTQVMPTSYNKTIMSNLSLHRIGNGADTNQATVIQKDYKFGHTAVNDWVIYEGAGPGPVFARGQGSHILAGNSISTIVITFEDPRYKGSSLAVMGNILDNGQWAIVGGTGLFKYATGFIDLVPVQQSSPKNISNITIEVCNPNY, encoded by the exons ATGGCCGCTGTTATCTTGTCCAACACCCAGGTTATGCCCACCAGTTATAACAAGACCATCATGAGCAACTTGTCCTTGCACCGTATCGGCAATGGGGCCGACACAAATCAAGCCACTGTGATCCAAAAGGATTACAAGTTTGGTCATACTGCTGTTAATGACTGGGTAATTTACGAAGGTGCAGGCCCAGGTCCGGTGTTCGCCCGTGGACAAGGCAGCCACATTCTTGCCGGCAACTCCATATCTACCATCGTGATAACATTCGAGGATCCAAG gtacaagggctccagccttGCTGTTATGGGCAACATCTTGGATAATGGTCAGTGGGCTATTGTTGGAGGGACTGGGTTATTTAAGTATGCAACTGGGTTCATTGACTTGGTTCCTGTTCAACAGTCGAGCCCCAAGAACATTTCAAACATCACCATCGAAGTATGCAATCCAAACTATTGA